In Methanothermococcus thermolithotrophicus DSM 2095, one DNA window encodes the following:
- the mcrD gene encoding methyl-coenzyme M reductase operon protein D, whose product MEEIKAVDIQIFPYRYLKPETTEKVLNSVYSLGEDIIRVIIHGQSLPKYVYYGPARGTPVNHPDRKVINVNGKDVELTVKVGKFIITVPYEKSVELSKKLDEICKKALPFGYSLNMGAFTKVKPTVSDYLKYGEGFEGKIDPRLIGMVDPTARTSDKVKMIKGD is encoded by the coding sequence ATGGAAGAAATAAAAGCTGTAGATATTCAGATATTCCCTTACAGGTATTTAAAGCCTGAAACCACTGAAAAGGTATTAAATTCAGTTTATAGTCTTGGGGAGGATATAATACGAGTAATTATTCATGGCCAATCTTTACCAAAATATGTTTATTACGGACCTGCAAGAGGTACCCCAGTAAATCATCCAGATAGGAAAGTCATCAATGTTAATGGAAAAGACGTTGAATTAACCGTTAAGGTTGGGAAATTTATCATTACAGTTCCATACGAAAAAAGTGTAGAGCTCTCAAAAAAATTAGATGAAATATGTAAAAAAGCACTTCCATTTGGCTACAGCTTGAATATGGGAGCATTTACAAAAGTGAAACCAACGGTTTCCGACTATTTAAAGTATGGAGAAGGATTTGAGGGTAAAATAGACCCTAGATTAATAGGAATGGTTGACCCTACTGCAAGAACTTCTGAT